The genomic stretch GATATATTCTGTTCTTGATAAGTTTTCAAGTTCATTCTCAACTGAACCACTCTCTACATATACATATGCATTCATATACATTTGTTAGtattacaaaatattaaaattttatttagtgACAATTCTTCAAAAGTTGCAATACTATGAATCATTTTAATACAATCATGAACAAATTTGGTTACATATACATGTTCATATGTATATTTTTgctatatacatataaaagtgtaactgaattttttttatttgagtaCATGATACATTTATTATACCCATACCTTTCACAACATATCACGATTTTATTTTGTGACAATTTTTTGGGTCACACTTGTTCAAAAGTTGTGCAACTCCCGGAATATTTTGTTGCCGTGATGGTATAAATTACGAGTATTTCTCTCAAACGTTAATTAATCCAACTAGAGTAAATGTTGGAAAAAATTGAATGACAATATGACATGATATATAATTGTGGACAGAAAAATGTGGGATTGGATACGAAGAGCAGAAGGAGTGGTACTTCTTCAGTCACAAAGATAAGAAGTACCCAAGTGGGACGAGGACGAACCGGGCTACAATGGCCGGGTTTTGGAAGGCGACTGGGCGGGATAAGGCGGTGTACGACCGGTCAAAGCTCATCGGAATGAGAAAAACCCTTGTTTTCTACAAAGGAAGAGCACCTAATGGCCAGAAAACCGATTGGATCATGCACGAGTATAGGCTTGACTCTGACCTCAATTCTCCTCCTCAGGCATGTTTCTTTCCCTCATCCCttcatttgttttttatataaataaatagagtTTAGTTCAAATAAAAATTTCTTAAATTACATGCACCAAGAATATGAAGGTTTAcatttgtgaatgcatgttcCTTCCTTTCCATCATTAGGTGATTTAAATGGTGCACCCAACTTTTTACAATTTGCTATATATTCaacttaattaaaattgtggTGTTGTTTTAATTTCCTGATTCATGTgttccattaattaattaaaggtTTGTCTACCCCTATAGTAATATAGGGCCCATTTTTATTCAAAGGCATGCTATCCTTTTATCCCATTTCCTCTACATGCAATCCCTTTCACTATTCATGCTTATGCCCCTAAAGTCACAAAACCCATAACTTTCAAAACAATGAATGTGTCCTCCATGACACCTACTTTTAGTCCCATTTGTTCTACATTAATTATATTCTACAATTATAGAGTGCCAATCTATTATTCATATTGTAAAGGATTCAGCGATACATACTCAAACTCCATATTAGTATAATATTCTTCGTTTTAAGCTAAGTCCTCCAAAAGACCTCATACTAATAGAATAAGGGTTGCAGGAAGAAGGATGGGTGGTATGTCGAGCTTTCAAAAAGCGGACGACGGGCCAATCAAAGAGCAGCAATGAAGGGTGGGAACCAGCAGCATACTACTACGATGAAGCAAAATTTGTGCCCCAAAACTTGTTGTGCAAACAGGAGACAGAAAGCCTACAGTTTGCGCAACTCCCGCAACTAAAGAGCAGCAATAATATTATTGAAGACGAAGATCGATGTTCGAAAAAAGTAATGGACTGGAGGGATCTCGACAAATTTGTGGCGTCGCAGCTAAGCCATGGGGATGAATACCACAGTGATTCACAAATGGAATTGCTTCTGCGGAGAGAAGAAGAGCCACCTCCAAACTTGCTCTCAACTTCTGATCATTCTGATATTGGGATTTgcatatttaataaataaacctACCCCTCAACTCCCCTGGGATTTATACAATTCTTGTGAacaaatatggagtattatatttgttaactatataaaatatgaGCTTTCATTTTTCTTGCTATTTTAGCTACTAATGTTTGGCCGAGGACAATTACATGTATATATTTGGTATGTTTCGAGCATTGTTGCAAATTCAACCCAAATTTTTAATCTGTCTCAGTTTAGAACCAATTTTACAGTTTGTACATGATCTCAACCCTAAAAATATGCTAAAATAGAACGGTTTAATTTGCTATAAATTGTACTtataatattgtgtgtattATACCACAAACTATTAAATTGGATTTTAAATGAAACAGATTAAAATTTGGATCAAATCTAAACATTAATGACTCTTTATAGCCGGTTGAAAATGGGAGAACATTTAGGTGCCAAAAGAGGGATTATTTATTCATAAATTACAAAACTTATAGTGAACTTTGATTTTgcatatcaatttaataatatgcattttaattatatattttttgttttggcTTGATTTTGCAACAAACTAAGTTCCATACTAATGTTAGTAACGACATGAGTTGTTGGATAAATGTTGTGATATTATTGGGCACAAATAATAGTATTTCTTCCATTCCtatctaataaaaatattttttttgtatggaatttaagaaaattgtattaagcgaaagaaaaataaaatagacatCAAGATAGGATAAAGTACTTTATTCCAAACAAGATACAATAAAGTAGTAGATATGAgatatattgttttttttaaatgactcaattataataaaaaaattcaaaaaaaggaCTCAAATTCAATTACGATGAAACTTACATCAATTAATCTGCAGGTCAACACTCATATTCGTCTACATGATCTCAGTCGGTTACAAAATTAGTTTAAATTGAAAGTGGGTAACACATAAACAATTTAGATATGCGAAAACATAATTTTCCAAAAGTTGAGGATTGGAATTTAGAGTAAGAATTAGCTTTTATagcaatattttaattaaaaaagtagTCATGCCCCTTTTCGGTATTTCCTCCTTTCCTTGTGAGGATTTTGCGTCGCAACGTTCTGTCTCTCTCAGCATTCTCACTCTATTGGGCTATACCTTCATTTGCTTTCCtcatcatttatttttattttgctttgTTCACCGGTTCATTCTTACATCATCCACAATTAAACATTTCTTTTATCTGttgtttttcttatttcttatataaattataatttcaatttgaattactaaattttttatttaatattctcattcgtctcataatagatatcacatttttctttttaatttatctcatAAAAGATGTCGCATTTCATTTTCTAGAAAAGTTCTATCACATTAGAGAAAATATTCAGTGGTCTAGATACACCACGTGGCATGATGACGTGGTATTTCCCACTAATTAGCATTTGACAAGTGTAAGTAGAAAGAATCTAAAGACATAAACTATTTAAGGTATTTAGTTTAAGTGAAAGAtataaaatcttaaaatttggAAACTTTCTAAATAATTCTATGAATAATACCTACCCACATATAAATAAAAGGGACTGTTATATTACTAACTCAGTacttaattgttaactacaattaaataatagcctttagatattcaaatcaagggcctagatcattAGCCCCGGAATTTCAATACGATAAAAAAACGTCAATGAGGGttttaaggtcaatttacaacaaattagttgtaacttacttttgaaaaatatcacctaactttaaaatacatataactttctcgatttaaattattttgtcgcacaacatatatcaaattaaagataatttcataaggattctaacgagatctcacttgcatatgttccgatgtcaaaatttaaaacaaatttcgaaaattttaaattttttcgtacatcaacaaatgtcaacatagtacataaaatatgtcaatataatacatgtagaatgtcattcttaaagcaatgtgttgaccTTCTCAAAACAcgatattgacattttcatccaaaccctaatttggtagtttttttatccttttcgatttaattaataaaaatgaaaattacatatggcaaattttagaccactggatttctaaaatcatatggtcttaaattagttgtagttagcaacttgagagtgagttagcaattgatcactcccctataaatatatatttcatctttTATTTTCAATAACTATTTGTAGGCATGCACAATCCGAACCGGACCGCCGGCCACCgattcatgaaccggaaccggaaccggcgccgGCGGTTGGGCAGTTCAAGCGGGCTGGTTCAGGTTCAGAAAtatcatgaaccggaaccggtggttcgccggttcataacataaaaaaaaattattatttataaaaatcaacttttatatataaaaatcaattttcacaaataaataaatacaataatttcataatagcccatatttatttattgggGCTTATGATTCTAAGATCCatccttggttgtttctcttttatagagacatctttgaatattttgtgtttcgctttcaatgtgggacaaaatatgttgaaatattttcttgtataactacatgtttagatcattctttcttctttttccaatgtgggatacaaaactttcttttgttttctacttttctttattttttactacattttattattcactaactttatctttatttttgttatgattcattttctaagacaaatttatagataataatagaatcaaatagaatagttcaattaaatttgaatattgcatgttgctcataatttgtatatttatagaatgtgggtgtgttcaaataataataataattggatttaaatgtgctcacttttaagaattctaagaaaccattcttagttgtttctcactttctcttttatagagacatccttgaatattttttgtttcactttcaatgtgggacaaaatatgttgaaatattttcttttataactaaatGTTTaaatcattcattcatctttttccaatctgggatacaaaactttcttttattttctacttatctttatttttttactacattttattattcactaactttatctttatttttgttatgattctttttctaagacaaatttatagataatagtagcatcaactagaatagtttaattaaatttgaatgttgcatgttgctaataatttgtatatttatagaatgtgaacgtgttcaaataattagatttaaatgtaagtatgttgctaatttttcttaatatattgattaaaaagtgaaaaaataacaattaatataattggtataataatgataaaaatagataactaaagaatgatttgtttagtgatataatatagtttatatatttatatattagtagcagactaatagtatgattttgtataatagttgttattctaatagatgtagtataatttatataaataaaattattatttgtgaatatattcttgatagataagaataaacaattattgagtaatatgatttgtatatagataaataattattcatattatagttatcactagattaatacaatttgtataataattattctcttaatgtgtataatggtatttattagttaacatacacataacttatacacaaacaaatcgataatgataaagaattaaagaataatactttatgtaattatatttgttgttaagttgtaataatagaagatagttaagatataaactaatataaacaaagatgatggagatgtatcatgtagttataaataaggagttttatcccactttgaaagaaagagcaacacatccaagaacatgtagctataaaagagaatcatcTAATACACTTTCTTTCAACCCAAAGGCTCAATCTCAACATTAAGTGTAAATTGtaacttataagttgtgacttgtgacttgtagtctcattgaaataaacactaaaacgagaagaaaaaaaaattgaactgcCGAACCGGccaggaaccggcggttttttgaatcggaaccggaaccgccgggacccttggctggccggttccggttcatggaaatggtgaaccgtgaaccgtcggttccgaaccggaactggTGGTTTTTGAACAGTGTGCAcctcggaaccggcggtttttaaACCGTGTGCACACCTAACTATTTGTATATCTATGATTCTATTCACATATAGGTTGATTtaagattaaataaatatttttatttttgtacaatgaaaaaatatacatataaatattttatatttcgtGCGTATAGAGCTAGCAAGATTAATTATAGTTTACTTAtcattatgtattttatttgtgatttttttttcatacataaatagtaaaatataaaaaataataaatttaagttattatgattttttgatACGCATAAATATATATTCGCATATTGCACATTGTTAAAATAACATATTGCATTTTGTAGAGTACATATGAGTACATGTATTATAATAAGTATATATATTGACAAATCATAAGACGATAACTTTAACTtagtggagtattatttattttttatttatatataaaaaattacaaataaaaaatataatgatataTTAAATTCTAATTAATCTTATTAGCACCAGGCACGAATTAAAAATATCGATATAATTTTATTTGCTGTTGcacaaaatgaaaaatatttatgtaaatattttaaatcaatcACTTAAATTGATGTGAATAGCTATTGAAAATAAAAGatgtaatatatatttatataggaatgtgatcaattgctaacatatcatttaattgctaactacaattaatttaagaccatgagattttagaaatcttgtggtctatAATTTGCaatgtgtaatttcattttttattttttaatattaaaaaataataccaattATCCAATTTTgggtttagaaacacaatgtcaatatagtatatgaaatatatcaacacaaagacatgataatgtcaaaacaatttcatattgacattgtccAAACGTTATGTTGACATATTATGTAACTTGTATTGCTATAAAGCTGtttcataaaaaatacaaaaatccaaaaaaaatcaaatttttacttcgaaacatatgcatgtaggatctcGTTGGATTCCTtgtaaaattatctttaatttgatatatattgtgTGGAAATATAACTTAAATTGATATAGTTATAtacattt from Salvia splendens isolate huo1 chromosome 15, SspV2, whole genome shotgun sequence encodes the following:
- the LOC121767643 gene encoding NAC domain-containing protein 37-like, coding for MMDTAAECCVPPGFRFHPTDEELVGYYLRKKVASQKIDLDVIRDIDLYRIEPWDLQEKCGIGYEEQKEWYFFSHKDKKYPSGTRTNRATMAGFWKATGRDKAVYDRSKLIGMRKTLVFYKGRAPNGQKTDWIMHEYRLDSDLNSPPQEEGWVVCRAFKKRTTGQSKSSNEGWEPAAYYYDEAKFVPQNLLCKQETESLQFAQLPQLKSSNNIIEDEDRCSKKVMDWRDLDKFVASQLSHGDEYHSDSQMELLLRREEEPPPNLLSTSDHSDIGICIFNK